In the Desulfovibrio sp. Huiquan2017 genome, CCATTCGGGCCATGATCAAAGCCAATCTGAGCGAGGCCAACTTCAAGCCGATCATCACCAACAACGGCAGCGAGGCGCTGCATACCATCCGGGAACTCAAGGCCAAGGCCGAAGCCGAAGGCAAGGATATCAGCGAATACGTGGACCTGGTCATTTCCGACATCGAAATGCCGCTCATGGACGGCTTCAGCCTGACCAAGAACATCAAAGAGGATCCGGTCTTGCGAAAACTACCGGTCATACTGTATTCTTCCATCATTACGAACGAACTGCGACACAAGGGCGAGTCGGTCGGCGCGGACATGCAGATATCCAAACCCGACTTGCACACCATCCCCCAGGTGGCGCTCGAACTCATTGAAGGTGGCACGGATTGATACAGAAGGGAGATCCAGTCCTTGAAATCTTTCTTGAGGAGACGGCCGAACGACTCGATTCCATCGAGTCGGGCCTACTCCATTTGGAGAATTGCGGCGGAGAATGCGGCCCTGAGACCATCAACTCCATCTTTCGCGATGCCCATTCGGTCAAAGCGGGCTCCAACCTGCTCAAGCTGACCAACATCGAGGACCTTGCCCACAAGCTTGAAAACGTCTTGGAGATGATCCGCAAAAAACAGATCGTCCCCTCGGAGATAATCGTCACGGCCTGCCTCGAATCCGTGGACAAGCTGCGCGAACTCATCGAAAATATCGAGAACAGCGAAAGC is a window encoding:
- a CDS encoding Hpt domain-containing protein — protein: MIQKGDPVLEIFLEETAERLDSIESGLLHLENCGGECGPETINSIFRDAHSVKAGSNLLKLTNIEDLAHKLENVLEMIRKKQIVPSEIIVTACLESVDKLRELIENIENSESISTRLHKHMLAMAVQKTLEEE